Proteins encoded by one window of Salvia splendens isolate huo1 chromosome 5, SspV2, whole genome shotgun sequence:
- the LOC121804806 gene encoding protein RICE SALT SENSITIVE 3-like isoform X1: protein MVGSGAGAGAGAGAADRSKEAVGMMALHEALRSVCLNSDWTYSVFWTIRPRPRVRGGNGCKVGDDNGSLMLMWEDGFCRGRVAECLDEMDGEDPVRKAFSKMSIQLYNYGEGLMGKVASDKCHKWVFKEPTECEPNISNYWQSSFDALPPEWTEQFDSGIQTIAVIQAGHGLLQLGSCKIIPEDLHFVLRMRHTFESLGYQSGFYLSQLFSSTRGASSSSTAPLKQPAMATRPPPPLFNWGPRPLPSMPNFPNSGARMGMPPSKDEPHMFLHPHSNGEMISEHENDIKWPNGLSFFSALTGRTDEAKLLFNPDGLGGASKPDNNNNPNPNDFLSLDSHSKMDGKFKRSFTLPARMVTSSSPSLNHLSHNPGEYRNEGGGMYGDVMETFLD, encoded by the exons ATGGTGGGCTCAGGAGCAGGAGCAGGAGCAGGAGCAGGAGCAGCAGACAGGAGCAAAGAAGCAGTTGGGATGATGGCCCTTCATGAGGCCCTTAGAAGCGTCTGTCTCAACTCAGACTGGACTTACTCTGTCTTCTGGACCATTCGTCCTCGCCC GAGGGTTAGAGGCGGCAATGGCTGCAAAGTTGGAGATGACAATGGTAGCTT AATGTTGATGTGGGAAGATGGGTTCTGCAGAGGCAGAGTTGCAGAGTGTTTGGATGAGATGGATGGGGAGGATCCTGTCAGGAAAGCCTTCAGCAAGATGTCCATTCAGTTGTATAATTATGGAGAAGG GTTGATGGGAAAAGTTGCTTCTGATAAATGTCACAAATGGGTATTCAAGGAGCCTACAGAGTGTGAACCAAACATCTCCAACTACTGGCAGAGTTCATTTGATGCT CTACCTCCAGAGTGGACTGAACAGTTTGATTCAGGCATTCAG ACTATTGCTGTTATTCAAGCTGGGCATGGCCTACTCCAGCTTGGTTCTTGCAAGATT ATACCAGAAGACCTTCATTTTGTGCTGAGAATGAGGCACACTTTTGAATCTTTAGGCTATCAATCTGGATTTTACCTATCCCAGCTGTTTTCTTCGACTCGGGGGGCTTCCTCGTCGTCCACGGCTCCTCTAAAGCAGCCGGCAATGGCGACACGCCCACCTCCTCCCCTGTTCAACTGGGGGCCCAGGCCACTCCCCTCGATGCCGAATTTCCCAAACTCGGGTGCTCGAATGGGGATGCCGCCATCCAAGGACGAGCCTCACATGTTCTTGCACCCTCACTCGAACGGGGAGATGATCTCGGAGCACGAGAACGACATCAAGTGGCCGAACGGGCTGTCCTTCTTCAGCGCCCTTACCGGGAGGACCGACGAGGCGAAGCTGCTGTTCAATCCGGACGGGCTCGGAGGGGCTTCCAAGCccgataataataataatccgAACCCTAACGACTTCTTGAGCTTGGACAGCCATTCTAAGATGGATGGCAAGTTCAAGAGGAGCTTCACGTTGCCAGCGAGGATGGTGACGTCGTCGTCCCCGTCGCTCAACCATCTCTCCCACAATCCTGGGGAGTATAGGAATGAAGGTGGGGGGATGTATGGCGATGTTATGGAGACTTTCTTGGATtag
- the LOC121804806 gene encoding protein RICE SALT SENSITIVE 3-like isoform X2 — translation MLMWEDGFCRGRVAECLDEMDGEDPVRKAFSKMSIQLYNYGEGLMGKVASDKCHKWVFKEPTECEPNISNYWQSSFDALPPEWTEQFDSGIQTIAVIQAGHGLLQLGSCKIIPEDLHFVLRMRHTFESLGYQSGFYLSQLFSSTRGASSSSTAPLKQPAMATRPPPPLFNWGPRPLPSMPNFPNSGARMGMPPSKDEPHMFLHPHSNGEMISEHENDIKWPNGLSFFSALTGRTDEAKLLFNPDGLGGASKPDNNNNPNPNDFLSLDSHSKMDGKFKRSFTLPARMVTSSSPSLNHLSHNPGEYRNEGGGMYGDVMETFLD, via the exons ATGTTGATGTGGGAAGATGGGTTCTGCAGAGGCAGAGTTGCAGAGTGTTTGGATGAGATGGATGGGGAGGATCCTGTCAGGAAAGCCTTCAGCAAGATGTCCATTCAGTTGTATAATTATGGAGAAGG GTTGATGGGAAAAGTTGCTTCTGATAAATGTCACAAATGGGTATTCAAGGAGCCTACAGAGTGTGAACCAAACATCTCCAACTACTGGCAGAGTTCATTTGATGCT CTACCTCCAGAGTGGACTGAACAGTTTGATTCAGGCATTCAG ACTATTGCTGTTATTCAAGCTGGGCATGGCCTACTCCAGCTTGGTTCTTGCAAGATT ATACCAGAAGACCTTCATTTTGTGCTGAGAATGAGGCACACTTTTGAATCTTTAGGCTATCAATCTGGATTTTACCTATCCCAGCTGTTTTCTTCGACTCGGGGGGCTTCCTCGTCGTCCACGGCTCCTCTAAAGCAGCCGGCAATGGCGACACGCCCACCTCCTCCCCTGTTCAACTGGGGGCCCAGGCCACTCCCCTCGATGCCGAATTTCCCAAACTCGGGTGCTCGAATGGGGATGCCGCCATCCAAGGACGAGCCTCACATGTTCTTGCACCCTCACTCGAACGGGGAGATGATCTCGGAGCACGAGAACGACATCAAGTGGCCGAACGGGCTGTCCTTCTTCAGCGCCCTTACCGGGAGGACCGACGAGGCGAAGCTGCTGTTCAATCCGGACGGGCTCGGAGGGGCTTCCAAGCccgataataataataatccgAACCCTAACGACTTCTTGAGCTTGGACAGCCATTCTAAGATGGATGGCAAGTTCAAGAGGAGCTTCACGTTGCCAGCGAGGATGGTGACGTCGTCGTCCCCGTCGCTCAACCATCTCTCCCACAATCCTGGGGAGTATAGGAATGAAGGTGGGGGGATGTATGGCGATGTTATGGAGACTTTCTTGGATtag
- the LOC121802959 gene encoding uncharacterized protein LOC121802959 gives MINLNSNIPPKIIFLITFLLPFLRVDAKTKQLCRSSCGDIPISYPFGVDEGCGSPYYRRILVCSESGHLELRTPSGRYPVRNISYSDPHLLIADPSMWSCRDGDNFRPTTAFSLDTSTHFRLSPQNDYLFFNCSQDDVIMEPKPLFCDRFPEQCDSTCDTASYLCRHMVDCPGVLKGGSCCSYYPKGSESLRMMLKHCSSYTTVYWKSMGVTPAYNQVPEYGIRIDFDIPVTTRCLWCQDGAKGAGTCGFDVATQDFLCLCDKGNATTYCKDLSGQRSNPAMVAGSVTAVSVAGAFLGVGVWYLRKVRAKAPVTHGVQTNENRLF, from the exons ATGATCAATCTTAATAGCAATATTCCACCAAAAATCATCTTCTTGATAACATTCTTGCTTCCATTCCTCAGAGTAGACGCCAAAACCAAGCAATTATGCCGAAGCTCTTGCGGAGACATCCCGATCAGCTACCCGTTCGGGGTGGACGAGGGGTGCGGCAGCCCCTACTACCGCCGCATCCTCGTCTGCTCCGAGTCGGGCCATCTGGAGCTCCGGACCCCGTCAGGGCGGTACCCAGTCCGCAACATCAGCTACTCGGACCCACATCTCCTCATCGCCGACCCCTCCATGTGGAGCTGCCGCGACGGCGATAACTTCCGCCCCACAACTGCCTTCAGCCTCGACACCAGCACCCACTTCCGGCTCTCCCCGCAGAATGACTATCTGTTCTTCAACTGCAGCCAAGACGACGTCATCATGGAGCCTAAGCCCCTCTTCTGCGACCGCTTCCCCGAGCAGTGCGACTCCACCTGCGACACCGCCAGCTACCTCTGCAG GCATATGGTAGACTGCCCGGGTGTGCTGAAGGGCGGGTCGTGCTGCTCGTACTACCCGAAAGGTAGTGAGTCGTTGAGGATGATGCTGAAGCACTGTTCAAGTTACACCACTGTTTACTGGAAGAGTATGGGGGTGACACCGGCCTACAACCAGGTTCCTGAGTACGGGATCAGGATCGACTTCGATATCCCGGTCACTACACGATGCCTCTGGTGCCAGGATGGAGCCAAGGGTGCTGGAACTTGCGGCTTCGACGTTGCAACCCAGGATTTCTTGTGCTTGTGCGACAAGGGAAATGCCACCACCTATTGCAAAG ATCTGAGTGGGCAGAGGAGCAATCCGGCGATGGTGGCCGGGAGTGTCACAGCGGTGTCGGTTGCTGGTGCATTTCTTGGAGTCGGAGTTTGGTACCTAAGAAAAGTGAGAGCCAAAGCTCCTGTCACTCATGGAGTTCAGACCAATGAAAATAGGCTTTTTTGA
- the LOC121802402 gene encoding uncharacterized protein LOC121802402 isoform X5: MQKGEGMVVFLLPLEVIADSFPLAITSRLAHSSLWFLLWEQGCPCKKLPAVKNLTHSLHFQAWGDARGSRLLVTGEWVQVDLPFYYKGEESHLDVPGERDGCLGWVRLWGDSQGRFLVWGRHTSSTKSKELLPLQSD; this comes from the exons ATGCAAAAGGGTGAG GGTATGGTGGTTTTTTTGTTACCTCTTGAAGTAATTGCTGATTCCTTTCCTCTGGCCATAACTTCACGGCTTGCCCACTCGTCCCTCTGGTTCCTTCTATGGGAGCAGGGCTGCCCTTGCAAGAAGCTTCCTGCTGTGAAGAACCTCACTCACTCACTACACTTTCAAGCTTG GGGAGATGCAAGAGGTAGCAGGCTTCTGGTAACAGGGGAATGGGTGCAGGTTGACCTGCCTTTTTATTACAAGGGGGAAGAGTCCCATTTG GATGTCCCAGGAGAGAGGGATGGTTGCCTCGGTTGGGTGAGGCTGTGGGGAGACTCCCAGGGCAGATTTCTAGTTTGGGGTAGGCACACCAGCTCTACCAAGTCAAAAGAGCTACTGCCTTTGCAG AGCGATTAA
- the LOC121802402 gene encoding uncharacterized protein LOC121802402 isoform X2, with product MQKGEGMVVFLLPLEVIADSFPLAITSRLAHSSLWFLLWEQGCPCKKLPAVKNLTHSLHFQAWGDARGSRLLVTGEWVQVDLPFYYKGEESHLDVPGERDGCLGWVRLWGDSQGRFLVWGRHTSSTKSKELLPLQRMMN from the exons ATGCAAAAGGGTGAG GGTATGGTGGTTTTTTTGTTACCTCTTGAAGTAATTGCTGATTCCTTTCCTCTGGCCATAACTTCACGGCTTGCCCACTCGTCCCTCTGGTTCCTTCTATGGGAGCAGGGCTGCCCTTGCAAGAAGCTTCCTGCTGTGAAGAACCTCACTCACTCACTACACTTTCAAGCTTG GGGAGATGCAAGAGGTAGCAGGCTTCTGGTAACAGGGGAATGGGTGCAGGTTGACCTGCCTTTTTATTACAAGGGGGAAGAGTCCCATTTG GATGTCCCAGGAGAGAGGGATGGTTGCCTCGGTTGGGTGAGGCTGTGGGGAGACTCCCAGGGCAGATTTCTAGTTTGGGGTAGGCACACCAGCTCTACCAAGTCAAAAGAGCTACTGCCTTTGCAG AGAATGATGAATTGA
- the LOC121802402 gene encoding uncharacterized protein LOC121802402 isoform X1, protein MQKGEGMVVFLLPLEVIADSFPLAITSRLAHSSLWFLLWEQGCPCKKLPAVKNLTHSLHFQAWGDARGSRLLVTGEWVQVDLPFYYKGEESHLDVPGERDGCLGWVRLWGDSQGRFLVWGRHTSSTKSKELLPLQYSFKVKHQ, encoded by the exons ATGCAAAAGGGTGAG GGTATGGTGGTTTTTTTGTTACCTCTTGAAGTAATTGCTGATTCCTTTCCTCTGGCCATAACTTCACGGCTTGCCCACTCGTCCCTCTGGTTCCTTCTATGGGAGCAGGGCTGCCCTTGCAAGAAGCTTCCTGCTGTGAAGAACCTCACTCACTCACTACACTTTCAAGCTTG GGGAGATGCAAGAGGTAGCAGGCTTCTGGTAACAGGGGAATGGGTGCAGGTTGACCTGCCTTTTTATTACAAGGGGGAAGAGTCCCATTTG GATGTCCCAGGAGAGAGGGATGGTTGCCTCGGTTGGGTGAGGCTGTGGGGAGACTCCCAGGGCAGATTTCTAGTTTGGGGTAGGCACACCAGCTCTACCAAGTCAAAAGAGCTACTGCCTTTGCAG TATAGCTTCAAGGTTAAGCACCAATGA
- the LOC121802402 gene encoding uncharacterized protein LOC121802402 isoform X3, with protein sequence MQKGEGMVVFLLPLEVIADSFPLAITSRLAHSSLWFLLWEQGCPCKKLPAVKNLTHSLHFQAWGDARGSRLLVTGEWVQVDLPFYYKGEESHLDVPGERDGCLGWVRLWGDSQGRFLVWGRHTSSTKSKELLPLQLQG encoded by the exons ATGCAAAAGGGTGAG GGTATGGTGGTTTTTTTGTTACCTCTTGAAGTAATTGCTGATTCCTTTCCTCTGGCCATAACTTCACGGCTTGCCCACTCGTCCCTCTGGTTCCTTCTATGGGAGCAGGGCTGCCCTTGCAAGAAGCTTCCTGCTGTGAAGAACCTCACTCACTCACTACACTTTCAAGCTTG GGGAGATGCAAGAGGTAGCAGGCTTCTGGTAACAGGGGAATGGGTGCAGGTTGACCTGCCTTTTTATTACAAGGGGGAAGAGTCCCATTTG GATGTCCCAGGAGAGAGGGATGGTTGCCTCGGTTGGGTGAGGCTGTGGGGAGACTCCCAGGGCAGATTTCTAGTTTGGGGTAGGCACACCAGCTCTACCAAGTCAAAAGAGCTACTGCCTTTGCAG CTTCAAGGTTAA
- the LOC121802402 gene encoding uncharacterized protein LOC121802402 isoform X4, with the protein MVVFLLPLEVIADSFPLAITSRLAHSSLWFLLWEQGCPCKKLPAVKNLTHSLHFQAWGDARGSRLLVTGEWVQVDLPFYYKGEESHLDVPGERDGCLGWVRLWGDSQGRFLVWGRHTSSTKSKELLPLQYSFKVKHQ; encoded by the exons ATGGTGGTTTTTTTGTTACCTCTTGAAGTAATTGCTGATTCCTTTCCTCTGGCCATAACTTCACGGCTTGCCCACTCGTCCCTCTGGTTCCTTCTATGGGAGCAGGGCTGCCCTTGCAAGAAGCTTCCTGCTGTGAAGAACCTCACTCACTCACTACACTTTCAAGCTTG GGGAGATGCAAGAGGTAGCAGGCTTCTGGTAACAGGGGAATGGGTGCAGGTTGACCTGCCTTTTTATTACAAGGGGGAAGAGTCCCATTTG GATGTCCCAGGAGAGAGGGATGGTTGCCTCGGTTGGGTGAGGCTGTGGGGAGACTCCCAGGGCAGATTTCTAGTTTGGGGTAGGCACACCAGCTCTACCAAGTCAAAAGAGCTACTGCCTTTGCAG TATAGCTTCAAGGTTAAGCACCAATGA
- the LOC121804968 gene encoding phytosulfokine receptor 2-like codes for MMVISDFLNLAFLAGFLCLSLSIAAPAHGCDPNDFSALKEFAGQLINGSVKSSWSNDQNCCKWEGVVCEDGVSKTGANRVIVLQLSGKGLKGKISESLSRLDQLEVLDLALNSLEDELPLELSNLKELRVLDLSHNMLVGAPFVAIAGLKSIQSLNLSSNLLSGNFTDIGAFPNLVTLNMSSNSLTGQISSKVCSFSKSLRVMDLSSNHLNGGLEGLTNCKALQQLHIHSNSLSGDLPDSLYSLSHLQQLSISSNSLSGQLSLGISKLSNLKALYLHGNQFSGYLPDVFGNLTELELFDAHSNIFSGPLPSTLSVCSKLQLLDLRNNSFHGPIDLDFSQLSNLCTLELGGNRFSGPLPESLSSCQNLKILSLAKNNLTGQIPDSYANLSSLMSLSLSNNSLVNVLASLSVLKNCKNLTTLILTRNFHGENMPQNVSGFESMLVFALGNCGLNGRIPNWLFNCRKLQVLDLSWNRLEGSIPPWIGEMENLFYLDLSNNSLTGEIPKGLTELKSLISAKSCTSNLNTSMGIPLFVKRNQSSSGLQYNQASSFPPSILLSNNRINGTIWPEIGRLKQLHVLDLSRNGISGIIPASISGMGNLETLDLSYNVLYGSIPSSFNQLTFLSKFSVAFNHLEGAIPTGGQFLSFPSSSFDGNPGLCGKLISPCGVNTIGLRPPTAPSNDGSRFGRSSILGLTISIGVGIAILLAILLLRISRRDVGVPIEDMGEDMSRAPRLSDAFGTPKLVIFKNAYCKDLTVADLLKSTNNFSQSNIVGCGGFGLVYKADLPNGSRAAIKRLSGDCGQMEREFQAEVEALSRAQHKNLVSLQGYCRYGNDRLLIYSYMENGSLDYWLHERVDGSSSLAWETRLRVAQGAARGLAYLHKEPNIVHRDIKTSNILLDEKFEAHLADFGLSRLLHPYDTHVTTDLVGTLGYIPPEYSQTLTATFRGDVYSFGVVILELITGRRPVEVCRGKNCRNLVGWMYQLKSEKRESELFDSCLKERDCEKQLLELLDIACKCIEQDPRKRPSIDEVVSLLEAVEIEKV; via the coding sequence ATGATGGTAATCAGTGATTTCCTGAATTTGGCATTCTTGGCTGGTTTCCTCTGTTTATCCCTGAGCATTGCAGCTCCTGCACACGGCTGTGATCCGAATGATTTCTCGGCCTTGAAGGAGTTTGCAGGCCAGCTGATCAATGGATCTGTTAAATCTTCTTGGTCTAATGATCAAAACTGTTGCAAATGGGAAGGTGTTGTGTGTGAAGATGGTGTGAGTAAGACAGGGGCGAATAGAGTGATCGTGTTGCAGTTATCTGGTAAAGGTTTGAAGGGAAAAATCTCAGAGTCTCTGAGCAGATTGGATCAACTAGAAGTCCTCGATCTCGCTCTCAACTCTCTTGAAGATGAGCTGCCCTTGGAGCTTTCCAACTTGAAGGAGCTTCGAGTTCTTGATCTCAGCCACAACATGCTGGTTGGGGCGCCATTTGTGGCAATTGCTGGATTGAAATCGATCCAATCACTCAACCTGTCCAGCAATTTGCTCTCCGGGAACTTCACTGACATTGGAGCGTTCCCTAATCTTGTTACTCTTAACATGAGTAGCAATTCACTCACTGGGCAAATCAGCTCCAAAGTCTGTAGCTTTTCCAAGAGTCTTCGAGTAATGGACTTATCATCCAATCATCTAAATGGGGGGCTTGAAGGCCTGACTAACTGCAAGGCTCTCCAGCAGCTGCATATCCATTCCAATTCCCTCTCAGGTGACCTCCCAGACTCATTATACTCGTTATCTCATCTGCAGCAGCTTTCCATCTCCTCAAATAGCCTCTCTGGCCAGCTAAGCCTTGGAATCAGTAAGCTTTCCAATCTCAAAGCCTTATATCTCCACGGGAACCAGTTTTCCGGTTACCTTCCTGATGTTTTTGGGAATTTAACTGAGCTAGAACTGTTTGATGCACATTCAAATATATTCTCTGGTCCCTTGCCTTCAACTCTGTCTGTCTGCTCTAAGTTACAGTTGCTTGATCTTCGAAACAACTCCTTTCATGGCCCTATAGATCTTGATTTCTCTCAATTGTCCAATCTTTGCACTCTCGAACTTGGTGGCAACCGATTCTCTGGTCCTTTGCCAGAATCGCTGTCTAGTTGCCAGAACCTGAAGATTTTGAGTCttgccaagaacaacttgactgGCCAGATCCCAGATAGTTATGCTAATCTTTCATCTCTTATGTCTCTTTCGTTGTCGAATAACAGCCTCGTAAACGTATTAGCATCCTTGTCTGTGCTGAAGAATTGCAAGAACCTGACCACCCTTATACTCACCAGAAACTTTCATGGTGAAAACATGCCTCAAAATGTCAGTGGGTTCGAGAGCATGCTGGTGTTTGCTCTAGGAAACTGTGGCCTAAACGGCCGCATTCCAAACTGGCTGTTCAATTGCAGGAAGTTGCAGGTCCTCGACTTATCTTGGAACCGTTTAGAGGGCAGCATCCCTCCATGGATAGGGGAAATGGAGAATCTCTTCTATTTGGACTTATCGAACAATTCACTAACAGGAGAGATTCCAAAGGGTTTGACGGAGCTCAAAAGTCTCATATCGGCTAAGAGTTGCACGTCAAACCTCAACACCTCAATGGGAATTCCACTCTTTGTGAAGAGGAATCAGAGTTCTAGCGGCTTACAGTATAATCAAGCTTCAAGTTTCCCTCCATCCATATTATTGAGTAACAATCGTATAAATGGCACGATTTGGCCTGAAATCGGACGACTGAAGCAGCTTCATGTGTTGGATCTCAGTAGGAATGGTATAAGTGGTATCATCCCCGCCTCCATTTCTGGTATGGGGAACCTCGAGACATTGGATTTGTCATACAATGTTCTTTACGGATCAATCCCTTCATCGTTCAATCAGCTGACCTTCTTGTCCAAGTTCAGTGTTGCTTTTAATCATCTCGAAGGAGCAATTCCGACAGGGGGGCAGTTTCTCAGCTTCCCAAGCTCGAGCTTTGATGGAAACCCCGGACTTTGTGGGAAACTGATTTCTCCGTGTGGTGTCAACACCATAGGGCTCAGGCCGCCTACGGCTCCATCCAACGATGGTAGTAGGTTTGGGCGAAGCAGTATTCTCGGGTTGACAATCAGCATTGGGGTTGGCATTGCTATACTCTTGGCTATTCTTCTGCTCAGGATATCAAGAAGAGATGTTGGAGTGCCGATTGAAGACATGGGGGAGGATATGAGTCGAGCCCCTCGACTTTCTGATGCGTTTGGGACGCCTAAGCTGGTCATCTTCAAGAATGCTTACTGCAAGGATCTCACTGTCGCGGACTTGTTGAAGTCCACAAACAATTTCAGCCAGTCGAACATCGTTGGCTGCGGAGGATTCGGCCTTGTGTACAAAGCCGACTTGCCTAATGGCTCAAGAGCTGCAATCAAGAGGCTCTCTGGGGATTGCGGACAGATGGAACGCGAATTCCAAGCTGAAGTCGAAGCTCTCTCTAGAGCTCAGCACAAGAACCTCGTATCTCTTCAAGGCTACTGTCGTTATGGAAACGACAGGCTGTTAATCTACTCCTACATGGAAAACGGGAGCCTTGACTACTGGCTGCACGAAAGAGTAGACGGGAGCTCCTCTCTAGCGTGGGAAACAAGACTGAGAGTCGCTCAAGGAGCGGCTCGTGGATTGGCTTATCTACACAAGGAGCCAAATATAGTTCATCGAGACATCAAGACAAGCAACATTCTCTTGGACGAGAAGTTCGAGGCTCACTTGGCCGACTTTGGGCTGTCACGGCTGCTCCACCCGTACGACACTCATGTGACAACGGATTTGGTCGGGACCTTAGGTTACATCCCGCCCGAGTATAGCCAGACGCTGACTGCAACTTTCAGGGGCGACGTTTACAGTTTTGGGGTCGTTATTCTGGAGCTGATAACGGGGAGACGGCCTGTTGAAGTGTGCAGAGGCAAGAACTGCAGGAATCTGGTGGGATGGATGTATCAGTTGAAATCGGAGAAGAGGGAATCGGAGCTATTCGATTCGTGTCTGAAAGAGAGAGACTGCGAAAAACAGCTGTTGGAGTTGCTTGATATAGCTTGTAAATGTATAGAGCAGGATCCCAGAAAAAGACCATCAATTGATGAAGTTGTTTCATTGCTTGAAGCAGTTGAGATAGAAAAGGTTTGA